From Oryctolagus cuniculus chromosome 17, mOryCun1.1, whole genome shotgun sequence, a single genomic window includes:
- the TEFM gene encoding transcription elongation factor, mitochondrial isoform X2 → MNVPRVLVAGGRWRLFPVPLRSPLLQAVHNSCCRNKSTTPQEVTPNVDFCNENAQESEKALDKLFSAEQQASILHVLNTASNKELEAFKLLRGRKSVNIVEHREKFGPFQNLESLMAVPLFQYKTAVRVCNSILCPDTGRKKRKLQENQRLGKLIKPDVELERLKAVSSIVSIVFGTRRIAWAHVDRKLTVLDWQQSDYWRLMSRTYPSSAYLEEISSVISKMPKADFYVLEKTGLSLQNASLFPVLLHFHITEAMLYALLNRTFAQDGLHQVLSMHRSAVGKHFELMIGDTRTSGKDLVKQLLSESVLKAQPRVCFPADKVVRYRQLFSATDPHRIEELYDSLLQAVAFYELVVFDNEP, encoded by the exons ATGAACGTCCCTCGGGTCCTCGTGGCGGGAG GAAGATGGAGACTCTTCCCAGTCCCACTGCGGTCACCCTTGCTCCAGGCCGTACATAACTCCTGCTGTCGGAACAAATCCACCACACCTCAGGAAGTTACTCCCAACGTCGATTTTTGCAACGAAAATGCACAGGAGTCAGAAAAGGCACTTGACAAGCTCTTCTCTGCGGAGCAGCAGGCTTCCATCTTGCACGTGTTGAACACAGCATCTAACAAAGAACTCGAAGCTTTCAAGTTACTCCGGGGGAGAAAGTCCGTCAATATTGTAGAGCACCGAGAAAAGTTTGGGCCATTTCAGAATTTGGAGAGTTTAATGGCTGTGCCTTTGTTCCAGTATAAAACTGCAGTTCGAGTGTGTAACTCCATTCTTTGTCCAGACACTGGAAGGAAAAAACGGAAGTTACAGGAAAACCAGCGCTTGGGAAAGCTCATCAAGCCAGACGTAGAGCTAGAGAGACTGAAG GCAGTTAGCAGTATTGTATCTATTGTTTTTGGTACTCGAAGAATTGCCTGGGCTCATGTTGATCGCAAGTTGACGGTGTTGGACTGGCAGCAAAGTGACTATTGGAGATTAATGAGCAGAACGTACCCCTCCTCAGCCTACTTAGAAGAG atttcttcagtCATTTCAAAGATGCCTAAAGCAGATTTCTATGTTCTGGAAAAAACAGGACTTTCCCTTCAGAACGCCTCCCTGTTCCCCGTCCTGTTGCACTTTCACATCACGGAGGCCATGCTGTACGCCTTGCTGAACAGGACGTTCGCGCAGGACGGCCTGCACCAGGTGCTGAGCATGCATCGCAGCGCCGTGGGGAAGCACTTTGAGCTGATGATTGGCGACACGAGGACGAGTGGGAAGGACCTGGTGAAGCAGCTCCTCTCGGAGTCTGTCCTGAAGGCGCAGCCTCGGGTGTGCTTCCCGGCAGATAAAGTAGTGCGCTACAGACAGCTGTTCTCAGCGACCGACCCTCACAGGATCGAAGAGTTGTACGATTCGTTACTGCAGGCTGTTGCCTTCTACGAATTAGTAGTTTTTGACAATGAGCCTTAG
- the TEFM gene encoding transcription elongation factor, mitochondrial isoform X1, with translation MAQVLGPLHPRGRPGGSSWPLDSDRRRWRLFPVPLRSPLLQAVHNSCCRNKSTTPQEVTPNVDFCNENAQESEKALDKLFSAEQQASILHVLNTASNKELEAFKLLRGRKSVNIVEHREKFGPFQNLESLMAVPLFQYKTAVRVCNSILCPDTGRKKRKLQENQRLGKLIKPDVELERLKAVSSIVSIVFGTRRIAWAHVDRKLTVLDWQQSDYWRLMSRTYPSSAYLEEISSVISKMPKADFYVLEKTGLSLQNASLFPVLLHFHITEAMLYALLNRTFAQDGLHQVLSMHRSAVGKHFELMIGDTRTSGKDLVKQLLSESVLKAQPRVCFPADKVVRYRQLFSATDPHRIEELYDSLLQAVAFYELVVFDNEP, from the exons atggctcaagtccttggacccctgcacccgcgtgggagacctggaggaagctcctggcccctggattcagatcggc GAAGATGGAGACTCTTCCCAGTCCCACTGCGGTCACCCTTGCTCCAGGCCGTACATAACTCCTGCTGTCGGAACAAATCCACCACACCTCAGGAAGTTACTCCCAACGTCGATTTTTGCAACGAAAATGCACAGGAGTCAGAAAAGGCACTTGACAAGCTCTTCTCTGCGGAGCAGCAGGCTTCCATCTTGCACGTGTTGAACACAGCATCTAACAAAGAACTCGAAGCTTTCAAGTTACTCCGGGGGAGAAAGTCCGTCAATATTGTAGAGCACCGAGAAAAGTTTGGGCCATTTCAGAATTTGGAGAGTTTAATGGCTGTGCCTTTGTTCCAGTATAAAACTGCAGTTCGAGTGTGTAACTCCATTCTTTGTCCAGACACTGGAAGGAAAAAACGGAAGTTACAGGAAAACCAGCGCTTGGGAAAGCTCATCAAGCCAGACGTAGAGCTAGAGAGACTGAAG GCAGTTAGCAGTATTGTATCTATTGTTTTTGGTACTCGAAGAATTGCCTGGGCTCATGTTGATCGCAAGTTGACGGTGTTGGACTGGCAGCAAAGTGACTATTGGAGATTAATGAGCAGAACGTACCCCTCCTCAGCCTACTTAGAAGAG atttcttcagtCATTTCAAAGATGCCTAAAGCAGATTTCTATGTTCTGGAAAAAACAGGACTTTCCCTTCAGAACGCCTCCCTGTTCCCCGTCCTGTTGCACTTTCACATCACGGAGGCCATGCTGTACGCCTTGCTGAACAGGACGTTCGCGCAGGACGGCCTGCACCAGGTGCTGAGCATGCATCGCAGCGCCGTGGGGAAGCACTTTGAGCTGATGATTGGCGACACGAGGACGAGTGGGAAGGACCTGGTGAAGCAGCTCCTCTCGGAGTCTGTCCTGAAGGCGCAGCCTCGGGTGTGCTTCCCGGCAGATAAAGTAGTGCGCTACAGACAGCTGTTCTCAGCGACCGACCCTCACAGGATCGAAGAGTTGTACGATTCGTTACTGCAGGCTGTTGCCTTCTACGAATTAGTAGTTTTTGACAATGAGCCTTAG